The following nucleotide sequence is from Herpetosiphonaceae bacterium.
ATGGTCGATGAGGTGCTGCGGCTGGATGCACGGCGACGCGAGCTGCTGAGCGAGGTCGAGCGACTGAAGGCCGAGAAAAACGCCGCGTCGAAGGCGATCGGCAAGATCAAAGATCCGGCGGAGCGAAACCAGCGCATCGCCGAGATGCGCGCGCAGGGCGATCGTATCCCTGAGCTTGACAAGGCGACAGCGGAGGTCGAGACGGCGCTGTACCAGTTGATGCTGCTGCTGCCGAATCTGCCGCATCCCGACGTGCCGGTCGGCACCAGCGAGGATGAGAACATCGTCGTGCGCACCGAGGGCACGCCGCGCAGCTTCGAGTTCACGCCCAGGCCGCACTGGGAGCTTGGCGAGGCGCTGGGCATTATCGACTTCGAGCGCGGCGTCAAGCTGAGCGGCAGCCGCTTCTTCGTGCTCAAGGGCGCGGGCTCGCGGCTGCAACGGGCGCTGATCGCCTGGATGCTCGACGTGCATATCGGCCAGCACGGCTACACCGAGGTCACGCCGCCCTACCTCGTCAAAGAAGAGGTCCTGGTCGGCACGGCCAACCTGCCCAAGTTCGGCGATAACCTCTTCCGCATCGAGGGCGTCGACCTGACGCTGATCCCGACCGCCGAGGTGCCGGTGACGAACCTGTATCGCGAGGAGATCATCGAGCCGGGCCGCCTGCCGATCTACCACGTGGCGTACACGCCCTGCTGGCGCAACGAGCAGATCAGCGCTGGCCGCGACGTGCGCGGCATCAAGCGCGTTTACCAGTTCGATAAAGTCGAGATGGTCAAGTTTGTCGAGCCGCACACCAGCTACGACGAGCTGAAAACGCTGATCGACAACGCCGAGGACATCTGCAAAGCGCTCAAGATCCCCTATCGTCTCTTGCAGCTCTGCACCGCCGACCTGGGCACCGCCACCATGAAGTACGACCTTGAGCTGTGGGCACCCGGCTGCGGCGAGTGGCTGGAGGTCAGCTCGTGCGCCAACTTCGGCGATTACCAGTCGCGGCGGGCGAATATCCGCTACCGGCCAGAGCCGAACGCCAAGCCGGAGTTCGTGCATACGCTCAACGGATCGGGGCTGGCTCTGCCGCGCGTGATCATCGCGATCATGGAAAACTACCAGCGCGCCGACGGCTCGATCGAGGTGCCGGAGGTGCTGCGGCCCTACATGGGCGGCATCGAGGTGATCGAGTAGGAGCAAAACGATAGATCGGGGCAGTGCGGCAGCCGCGTTGCAGGACAAGCGAATCGCGTCATTCGTAGGGGCACGCCGATGGTGTGCCCTTTCGACATGGATACTCCGGCGTGATCAGCCAATCTCCGCATCGGGCAGCCCCGCGAGAAACGCATCGACCATGTACAGATAGTCGTCGAGCGGAGCAGCGACGGCCTTCTGAAGCGCCGCCAGAATCGCCGCATGGTCGGGCGCGAGCTGCTCCACGGTGCCGCTAACCGTCTTGAGCAGCGCGGCCTCTGCGACCATCTGCGCGCGGGTTATTGGCTCAGGGTCGTGGCCCGCGAGAAAGCACTCGGCATCGAAGCTGAGCAGCCGGTCGAACAGCGGCAGAACCCGCGCCGTGGTGTAGCGGCGCTGCGGCGCGTAAATATCGGGATACACGCAATCGCCGAGAAAGACGACTCGGTCTTCCGGCACGTAGACGACCGCCGAGTCCGCCGCGTGGTCGCCGCCGACATGCACGATCTGACAGGTGACACCGCCCAGGTCAAGCTCGACGCGCTCCGTGAAGCCGATCTCCGGCGGGCGGATTGTCAGATCGGAGCGATCGGGCAGCTCGGCCTTGATCATATCGCGGCAAAACGCAATCTCCACGCCCTGCGCAACCCGCCGGTCCAGCGCCGCGTCGCTCCAATCCTGCATCGCTATCTCCGCGACGATCCGGCACGTCTCGGTATGCGCAAACGTCGGCAGATCGAGCGCGGCGGTGCCGAAGACATGATCCCAGTGCCAGTGCGTGAGCGCGACAAAGGTCGGCGGCGCGACAGCCACGCGCGCCAGCTCGCGCAGCAGCGTCCTGGCATGAGCCGGAGAATTTCCGGCGTCGACCAGAAGAGTCGCGCGCGACCCGCTGATCGCGCCCAGGACCGGTCGGTCGGTGGTCGAGTCGGGAGCAAGCCAGTGGACATGCGCCGAGATCTGATTGAAGCTCTGTATACTCACCGTGGCTATCCTGGGTCTAGCACTATCGACGGATTGTAGCACACGCTGCCCGGCGTGCGAGAACTGGCCCTGAACTTGCTATATGCATCACTCGTGAAGGATCACACACCCATCGACAAGATACCACGATAGATAAAGGATCAAGCGTATGGGACAGGTCGGCTCATCCGTTAGAGAGGCTGCGGAGCATGCAGAGCAGGCGGCGCGGCAAGCAGCGGCAAATCCGTGGGTCGAGCGACTTGCCCGCCTGGGCTTTGCGGCCAAGGGCGTCGTGTACATCACGATCGGCGTGCTGGCGACTCAGGCGGCGCTCGGCGCGGGCGGCGCGACCACCGACCCGCACGGGGCGATCCGGCAGCTTGGACAGCAGCCGTTTGGGCAGGTCTTACTCGGCCTGCTGGCGGTCGGGCTGCTGGGCCATGCGCTGTGGCGCTTCGTCCAGGCCGCCACCGATCCTGAGCACAAGGGCAGCGATGCCAAAGGGATCGCGCAGCGTGTGGGCTATGCCGGACTCGGCGTGGTCTACGTGGGGCTGGCGGTGACGGCGATCCGGCTGCTCACAGGTGCGGATGAGGCGAGCGGCGACATGACACAGGATTGGACGGCGCGACTGATGTCGCAGCCGTTCGGGCGCTGGCTCGTCGGCCTGATCGGTCTGGGCGTGATCGGATTCGGGCTGTACGAACTGTATCAAGCCTACACGACCCGGTTCCGCAAGAAGTTGAAGGTTGCGGAGATGAGCGCCACGGAAGAATCGTGGGCGATCCGCAGCGGCAGGTTCGGCCTGGCAGCGCGGGGCGTCGTCTTTGGGATCATCGGCAGCTTCCTGGTGCAGGCCGCGCTGCAATACAACCCGGATAAAGCGCAGGGACTCAGCGGCGCGCTCCAGGCGCTGGCGCGGCAGCCATTCGGGCCGTGGCTGCTGGGAGTTGTGGCGGCTGGGCTGGTAGCCTACGGCGTGTATATGCTGGTCGAGGCGCGCTATCGACGTATCTTTACGGGCTGATTAACGCTACGTGCGCTTCGCTACTTAAGCGAAGCGCACGTACACGAAAATGCGCACAAACCTACTATTGCCGCACAAATAGCCCATGCACTATACCACCTTCAGAATCAAATCTATCTTCAATGATGCGGTAAAACCTGTTATCTTCCCTCTCGAATCTGCGAAAAATCACATAGGCAATAATATCAGCCAGCTGAATCAGTCTTGAAGCCTTTGAGTCTAAAAATAGGGGTACTTCTGAAAAGTTTCTTATTATTCCCCATCTATGACCGATGGTTCTAAAGTCCGTAGCCAAGGATTGAATGGTTGTTTCGTATGTTGACTTATCAAAAATAATAATACCTCTCTGTGTATCACCAATCTTATGTAATCTCGCCAAATAATGGTCAAATCGGCTAGCCAGTTGTTCAAAAGCA
It contains:
- the serS gene encoding serine--tRNA ligase, whose product is MLDIKLIREQPELVKDGVGKRGDDPAMVDEVLRLDARRRELLSEVERLKAEKNAASKAIGKIKDPAERNQRIAEMRAQGDRIPELDKATAEVETALYQLMLLLPNLPHPDVPVGTSEDENIVVRTEGTPRSFEFTPRPHWELGEALGIIDFERGVKLSGSRFFVLKGAGSRLQRALIAWMLDVHIGQHGYTEVTPPYLVKEEVLVGTANLPKFGDNLFRIEGVDLTLIPTAEVPVTNLYREEIIEPGRLPIYHVAYTPCWRNEQISAGRDVRGIKRVYQFDKVEMVKFVEPHTSYDELKTLIDNAEDICKALKIPYRLLQLCTADLGTATMKYDLELWAPGCGEWLEVSSCANFGDYQSRRANIRYRPEPNAKPEFVHTLNGSGLALPRVIIAIMENYQRADGSIEVPEVLRPYMGGIEVIE
- a CDS encoding MBL fold metallo-hydrolase, yielding MSIQSFNQISAHVHWLAPDSTTDRPVLGAISGSRATLLVDAGNSPAHARTLLRELARVAVAPPTFVALTHWHWDHVFGTAALDLPTFAHTETCRIVAEIAMQDWSDAALDRRVAQGVEIAFCRDMIKAELPDRSDLTIRPPEIGFTERVELDLGGVTCQIVHVGGDHAADSAVVYVPEDRVVFLGDCVYPDIYAPQRRYTTARVLPLFDRLLSFDAECFLAGHDPEPITRAQMVAEAALLKTVSGTVEQLAPDHAAILAALQKAVAAPLDDYLYMVDAFLAGLPDAEIG
- a CDS encoding DUF1206 domain-containing protein, with product MGQVGSSVREAAEHAEQAARQAAANPWVERLARLGFAAKGVVYITIGVLATQAALGAGGATTDPHGAIRQLGQQPFGQVLLGLLAVGLLGHALWRFVQAATDPEHKGSDAKGIAQRVGYAGLGVVYVGLAVTAIRLLTGADEASGDMTQDWTARLMSQPFGRWLVGLIGLGVIGFGLYELYQAYTTRFRKKLKVAEMSATEESWAIRSGRFGLAARGVVFGIIGSFLVQAALQYNPDKAQGLSGALQALARQPFGPWLLGVVAAGLVAYGVYMLVEARYRRIFTG
- a CDS encoding DUF3800 domain-containing protein; translated protein: CVFERQGYWIAKELDNIAARFNPADPSSVELHGNPMVGGKGKWRQYTKDDRFKAIEDILHVFLASHPSNRLFASVIRKSAVSPADPVEVAFEQLASRFDHYLARLHKIGDTQRGIIIFDKSTYETTIQSLATDFRTIGHRWGIIRNFSEVPLFLDSKASRLIQLADIIAYVIFRRFEREDNRFYRIIEDRFDSEGGIVHGLFVRQ